From Medicago truncatula cultivar Jemalong A17 chromosome 7, MtrunA17r5.0-ANR, whole genome shotgun sequence, a single genomic window includes:
- the LOC25499163 gene encoding uncharacterized protein, translating into MEMERSEKLKTEFPVLPDCVISYIFSKLCLKDLVKTSVLSKLWLHEWGFRMDLNFDIHTLCDYDKFPENITLYEWVESEFTARVDQFMLHYQGDMIRSIRLVFPLGTKHTGVIERMISKVIAKGVKRLELILSYQDDDDADFDYIRPYTLPFILPFDLLSDADSLTYLHLKRCILITMDNFCGLKNLKTLVLSLVSVKQDLIQCLLSNCIHLLDFTLDDCKFKSDLKITSPTLLNLNIVNCRVKIQKRRSIDIIASNLSSLEYSCTGTEVHTMNIKAHMLSKFSFTGNRIYQLVGFSGMKNVTTIVLDGVGECISSKLVSLLFSVCLQLEDVTLKNYNLIYELEVISKNLRHLNIIDCGSQEQYSPPISIDAANLLSFEYSGHMQRFSIKAPKLLTIFWNAAISEKNPYLFGSIASFHHIENLAMTMTHSQITELSTILVRFQNLRQLELFIKVPCDFNIGFESPDFEIPHDFKIDFFWILDIAMACQHLQKLSLTIRNSHPENSHSIDFERQRREYAGFSHNDLKYVELHGCMCAINVIELASHILRNVNSLKQITFSPGEKFYRGAGRWTEDSDNCCWLYEGIIHDMLQDEVNEQCQLVVL; encoded by the exons ATGGAGATGGAGAGGAGTGAAAAACTCAAGACTGAGTTCCCTGTGTTGCCTGATTGTGTTATATCATATATCTTTTCAAAGTTATGTTTGAAGGATTTGGTGAAAACAAGTGTATTGTCCAAACTATGGCTTCACGAATGGGGATTCAGGATGGACCTCAACTTTGATATTCATACCTTGTGTGACTATGATAAATTTCCAGAAAACATCACACTCTATGAATGGGTCGAATCTGAATTTACCGCAAGAGTGGATCAATTCATGCTGCATTATCAAGGTGACATGATCCGGTCAATCCGACTAGTGTTTCCATTAGGTACTAAACACACTGGTGTCATCGAAAGGATGATTTCCAAAGTAATTGCTAAGGGAGTCAAACGTCTTGAATTGATCTTATCATAtcaagatgatgatgatgctgaTTTTGATTACATACGTCCATACACATTACCCTTCATATTACCCTTCGATCTCTTATCTGACGCTGATTCTCTAACGTATCTGCACTTAAAGAGGTGCATCCTAATAACTATGGACAACTTCTGTGGTTTGAAGAATTTGAAAACTCTTGTGTTGTCTCTAGTTTCTGTGAAACAGGATTTGATTCAATGTCTACTTTCCAACTGCATTCATCTTCTAGACTTCACCCTTGATGACTGCAAGTTCAAGTCTGACTTAAAAATAACCAGCCCAACATTGTTAAATTTGAACATTGTTAATTGTCGGGTTAAAATCCAGAAGAGGAGGAGTATCGATATCATTGCATCAAATCTCTCATCCCTTGAATATTCTTGTACTGGTACTGAAGTACACACAATGAACATCAAGGCTCATATGTTATCCAAGTTTAGCTTCACCGGCAACAGAATCTATCAACTTGTGGGGTTTTCTGGAATGAAAAATGTGACAACAATTGTGTTGGACGGTGTCGGTGAATGTATATCTAGTAAATTAGTGTCACTTTTGTTTTCTGTGTGTCTCCAACTCGAGGACGTCACCTTGAAGAACTACAACCTCATATATGAATTGGAGGTCATCAGTAAAAATTTGCGTCATTTGAACATAATCGACTGTGGCTCTCAAGAACAATACTCTCCTCCCATAAGTATCGATGCAGCCAACCTCTTATCCTTTGAATACAGCGGTCACATGCAAAGATTCTCTATTAAGGCTCCAAAGTTATTGACCATTTTCTGGAATGCAGCTATCAGTGAAAAAAATCCATATCTCTTTGGTTCAATTGCAAGTTTTCATCATATTGAGAATTTAGCTATGACCATGACCCATTCACAG ATAACAGAGTTATCAACTATCTTGGTTCGATTTCAAAATCTCAGGCAATTGGAGCTATTTATCAAGGTCCCATGTGATTTTAATATAGGCTTCGAGAGCCCAGATTTTGAGATCCCGCATGATTTTAAGATAGACTTCTTTTGGATTTTGGATATTGCAATGGCTTGCCAGCATCTTCAAAAACTTTCTCTTACG ATAAGAAATTCACATCCAGAAAATTCACATAGTATTGATTTTGAGAGGCAAAGAAGAGAATATGCAGGGTTTTCTCATAATGATTTGAAATATGTTGAGTTACATGGCTGTATGTGCGCCATAAATGTAATTGAGTTGGCTAGTCACATATTGAGGAATGTGAATTCACTTAAACAAATTACATTCAGTCCTGGTGAAAAATTCTACAGAGGTGCTGGAAGATGGACCGAGGACTCGGAtaattgttgttggttgtatGAGGGTATTATTCATGACATGCTTCAAGATGAAGTTAATGAACAATGTCAGCTTGTAGTTTTGTAG